A single genomic interval of Halichondria panicea chromosome 2, odHalPani1.1, whole genome shotgun sequence harbors:
- the LOC135331575 gene encoding sodium leak channel NALCN-like, which produces MASNQNTLKRALATRRQRTSRANSEDVCLDSEDPSPKASPKPQRHTKFDIQDNDDHQSDDESSKAEGALIQTDQAGEKQSRNWCFFCRIQVESKTIRLLFRFCAIFNILSLVFSAPFFICPKDLPGTPSLPLGSSPGGNLSHNEFDGLKSCNNVFIQYSIITVVDFLLAVFYTLQTLARIEYLIYLRRTKSRKSLEVPEIRFGPDNSPIQDESYGSVLRLINLIIITLALWYSVGIGVYRTYIVATNRADPQIHWAYYWGLPFRMLSLFTAVKLLRYLALIKSSDFRDILDNIQKALNNLKKNKKRFYQLLVVTLFYLFFIYVFALVGVQWIGGLDTKCMHNDSNNFSLAIPVTHCVITESDLMPRERTCFANENGDSFDCQGKGKALDINKRNTVYLGQFRTILDAMFGVYEASSWELWIFMWYNAASGAPRTQFSIFIFYSLLFSFLVIFIQQSIFLVVIIESFADLRVESSSDSTKPVTDKPAIVLSDPLGQGNELHLTLIKKESSNAFQRKFNKYYYSWWRGWVGIETAFIFLVIVDAIVFASKSSNMSSVWGEILDYWQIAVSIIFFLEIGGVLVVHLFYKQPRLFFESKYFWYLMIVAVTSLVSAGLYRTNMVSGVNVLAVSQAARGPRVLRLPLINQFFKRVFGNGSRLIMVTVAVLVLLGVFSVVAVQVFGYLPVEPGCERTGAGQFSDFFTGFQSMFQLVMQEGWTELMGEVMCHRTGSWVLINAAFIGLHLLGSLILLNIFVAAILDNLEYDDDTKRQKLEEDLKKQKVEKVPRDLKLFKQFGQKKISGPKISSIDVPNLTEADVRNFYNVGEATDFPVSYDNESEPAHLVSDFSAERQSSVLSDIDLLTEDKSHLLQSSVSSHHGWYYGIQGILNYIKAFREHSQAVEGSRRGQGVSGRSTVGGVGGQVDSTLQGQSEYDEYREKYRLFDSALFCLPPEHKLRRVCKKIITYRVSLPKSNPTNNPASNWRQIPGKWWSYFAYFIRYVVSSAPVFYWCIDLLTLATLFVQAWELWTHEDTTPNPSYIWMSDLVFVLATLTELVLKIIVNGVLLNPNGALRCLWGWLDWLIMLATLIVMIVYLVACGCMISFEVTFSPALVLPYMQALLTIRAFRPIRMISLIPSMRRVVLDIIEGWRSFVLALFLFLLFLFLFASLGVQLFAGENSPQKFCNDPNMINMEDCVGEFEIFIDISPHELIPTDDIATSMFVPRVWYDHRRDFRFDNIGVALLTLFQVLTTEGWPQVRNLFDSEPFSTRPLNSWIMSIYIHLFVFIGVNIVLQLFVGIVVNNYNEHKPNHSALLTVSQKRWFDLVERISLTRPIKKPPVPRHSSVRKALYRVFSYLGYRNFAAFAVLFSSAVFWVPWTTIDELTTSTMALIYVSIGFSVLFIIELVLKLIAFGPNYFNSFRNVYDFLLCVLSVAFIAMASYYMTPGNRQNLDLQYVTDMALSISVLRLFTILMKYRVFQNLMETVVKTIYRSLRLLFVLAMTMALYSFVGTLFFGNIRSGEALDYSLVNFNGIFVSIHLVIRIMTGEDWYQIFWDTMVGEPYCSDSLGNCGNVAVAVLWFISFYILVSFFLINVIIAVLLENFSIFYEDDDTELNRSAVKDFKQNWFYFDKKATGKISSLTVKLFLRMLRIKVFYTYKINENGVKERQGSGVLSDSLLLREMAEELRRDHRQHGAKAEETGGSGLQQEVEPNKEHHSFQNVLKMVAYRVEDISKRLVPHELYVREELEQSVQFDVAEDCIFKWMQRFVKPVIIKQEKHRRQTVAQLPRQIENKETVMWDPPSLNVPEDEWIDQPLSADSEDEGDMLTTSLVLPSLQSSFLRPGDVPLTRSDDEMEVEADVSEKERNVARSYAKLAELGPPIDPGRRDKWHDWIKMQSEWMDKVETDPDNYFDDYL; this is translated from the exons ATGGCTTCTAATCAAAACACTCTTAAAAGAGCTTTGGCTACTCGCCGACAGAGGACAAGTAGAGCGAACTCAGAAGATGTATGTCTCGATAGTGAAGATCCCAGTCCAAAGGCTAGTCCAAAACCACAGCGACACACAAAGTTTGACATCCAAGATAATGATGATCATCAAAGTGATGATGAGTCATCCAAGGCAGAGGGTGCCTTGATTCAGACTGATCAGGCTGGAGAGAAGCAATCAAGAAACTGGTGCTTTTTTTGCCGTATACAAGTGGAATCCAAGACTATACGTCTATTGTTTCGATTTTGTGCCATCTTTAACATTCTCTCCCTAGTGTTCTCAgccccttttttcatctgtccAAAGGACCTTCCTGGTACACCCTCTCTGCCACTAGGCTCAAGTCCCGGGGGAAACCTCAGCCACAATGAATTTGATGGTTTAAAAAGCTGCAACAACGTGTTCATACAGTACTCTATCATCACGGTGGTGGATTTTCTCCTTGCTGTGTTCTACACCCTCCAAACTCTGGCTAGAATTGAGTATCTTATATATCTCCGACGTACCAAGAGCCGAAAG tccCTGGAAGTCCCTGAGATTCGGTTTGGCCCAGACAACTCCCCAATACAGGATGAGAGCTATGGATCTGTTTTGAGATTGATCAACCTGATCATTATCACACTGGCTCTGTGGTACTCAGTGGGCATTGGG GTGTATCGTACATACATTGTGGCGACCAATCGAGCTGACCCCCAGATCCACTGGGCTTACTACTGGGGTCTGCCGTTCAGAATGCTCTCCTTGTTCACAGCGGTGAAGCTTCTGAGGTATCTGGCCCTCATCAAATCATCCGACTTCAGAGATATCCTCgacaatattca GAAGGCTCTAAACAACCTTAAGAAAAACAAAAAGCG GTTTTACCAGCTTTTAGTGGTGACTCTGTTCTACCTATTCTTCATCTATGTGTTTGCTCTGGTTGGAGTGCAGTGGATCGGTGGCCTTGACACAAAGTGTATGCATAACGACTCCAACAA CTTTAGTCTAGCTATTCCTGTGACTCACTGTGTGATAACTGAAAGTGACTTAATGCCTCGAGAGAGGACCTGTTTTGCTAATGAGAATGGTGACAGTTTCGACTGCCAAGGCAAGGGTAAAGCTCTAGACATTAACAAGAGAAACACAGTCTACCTCGGACAGTTCAGGACTATAC TGGATGCCATGTTTGGAGTGTACGAGGCGTCCAGCTGGGAGCTATGGATCTTCATGTGGTACAACGCTGCTAGTGGCGCCCCGCGAACACAGTTCTCCATTTTTATCTTTTATAGCCTCCTCTTCTCCTTCCTCGTCATCTTCATCCAG caaagCATTTTTTTGGTGGTGATCATTGAATCATTTGCTGACCTCCGTGTGGAGTCCTCCTCTGACTCTACCAAACCAGTCACAGACAAACCAGCCATCGTTCTCTCTGACCCTCTGGGCCAGGGCAACGAACTCCACCTCACCCTCATCAAGAAGGAGTCCTCTAATGCCTTCCAGAG AAAATTCAACAAGTACTACTACTCGTGGTGGCGTGGGTGGGTGGGCATTGAGACCGCTTTCATTTTCCTGGTCATTGTGGACGCCATCGTCTTTGCCTCTAAGAGCAGTAACATGTCGTCAGTATGGGGAGAAATACTAGACTACTGGCAG ATTGCTGTCAGCATTATCTTCTTCCTAGAGATTGGCGGTGTACTGGTGGTTCATCTGTTTTACAAGCAGCCACGATTGTTCTTTGAGAGCAAATATTTTTGGTACCTTATGATCGTCGCCGTGACGAGTCTAGTGTCAGCTGGACTTTACAGAACCAATATGGTCTCTGGTGTAAACGTTCTTGCAGTCTCTCAG GCTGCCCGTGGTCCTAGAGTGCTTCGTCTCCCGCTCATCAACCAGTTCTTTAAGCGTGTGTTTGGCAACGGGTCTCGACTGATCATGGTCACAGTGGCGGTGCTGGTGTTACTAGGGGTGTTCTCTGTAGTGGCTGTGCAGGTGTTTGGCTACCTTCCTGTGGAGCCTGGCTGTGAGAGAACTGGTGCTGGACAGTTCAGTGACTTCTTTACT GGTTTCCAGTCCATGTTCCAGCTGGTAATGCAGGAAGGATGGACGGAGTTGATGGGAGAGGTCATGTGTCATCGTACCGGCTCGTGGGTCCTCATTAACGCTGCCTTTATCGGACTCCACCTCCTCGGCTCACTCATCCTCCTCAACATTTTTGTGGCCGCCATTCTCGATAATTTGGAGTATGATGACGACACAAAGAGGCAGAAACTCGAAGAGGATCTTAAGAAACAAAAGGTTGAGAAAGTGCCTCGTGATCTTAAACTCTTCAAACAGTTTGGGCAAAAGAAAATCTCAGGCCCTAAAATTTCCTCAATCGATGTGCCTAACTTAACTGAAGCAGACGTAAGGAACTTTTACAATGTGGGAGAGGCGACTGATTTCCCTGTGTCTTATGATAATGAATCTGAACCGGCACATCTTGTGTCCGACTTTTCAGCTGAACGTCAGAGCTCTGTTCTCTCTGATATTGATCTACTCACGGAGGACAAGAGCCATTTGCTCCAGTCCAGTGTGTCCAGTCATCACGGATGGTATTACGGGATACAGGGGATACTCAACTACATTAAAGCATTCCGAGAACACAGCCAGGCTGTCGAAGGAAGTAGGCGTGGTCAAGGCGTGAGTGGGAGgagcactgtgggtggagtgggggGACAGGTCGACTCTACTTT ACAGGGACAGAGTGAGTATGATGAATATCGAGAGAAGTATCGTCTCTTCGACAGTGCCCTGTTCTGTCTGCCCCCGGAGCACAAGTTGAGGAGAGTATGTAAGAAGATCATCACGTATCGTGTCTCCCTCCCCAAGTCCAACCCCACCAATAATCCAGCCTCGAATTGGCGCCAAATTCCCGGGAAATGGTGGAGCTATTTCGCCTACTTCATAAG atATGTAGTGAGCAGTGCACCTGTGTTCTACTGGTGCATAGATCTGCTAACATTGGCCACTCTTTTTGTTCAAGCGTGGGAGCTCTGGACTCACGAAGATACTACTCCAAATCCGTCTTACATATGGATGAGCGACCTTGTGTTTGTTCTAGCCACTCTCACTGAGCTTGTACTCAAG ATCATTGTGAACGGTGTCCTGCTCAACCCGAATGGTGCCCTGCGCTGTCTCTGGGGATGGCTGGACTGGCTTATCATGTTGGCTACCCTCATCGTCATGATTGTCTACCTTGTTGCCTGTGGGTGTATGATTTCGTTTGAGGTGACCTTCAGCCCAGCACTTGTGTtaccatacatgca AGCCTTGCTGACGATTCGAGCCTTTCGTCCTATTCGAATGATCAGCTTGATCCCGAGCATGCGTAGAGTGGTCCTTGACATCATAGAAGGATGGAGATCTTTCGTCTTGGCTCTGTTTTTGTTCCTCCTCTTTTTGTTCCTGTTTGCTAGTCTCGGAGTACAACTGTTTGCAGGAGAGAACAGTCCCCAGAAGTTCTGTAACGACCCCAACATGATCAACATGGAGGATTGTGTGGGGGAGTTTGAGATTTTCATTGACATATCCCCCCACGAGCTTATACCCACTGATGATATAGCCACCTCCATGTTTGTACCGAGAGTCTG GTACGACCATCGTAGAGACTTTCGATTTGACAACATTGGAGTAGCTCTGTTGACCCTGTTCCAGGTGCTCACGACAGAGGGGTGGCCACAGGTCCGAAACTTGTTTGACTCAGAGCCATTCAGTACACGACCTCTAAATTCCTGg ATCATGTCCATCTACATCCACCTGTTTGTGTTCATTGGAGTCAACATAGTTCTGCAGCTGTTTGTGGGTATCGTCGTCAACAACTACAACGAGCACAAACCCAACCACTCTGCCCTCCTCACTGTGTCCCAGAAACGCTGGTTCGACCTCGTTGAGAGGATCTCCCTCACTCGACCCATCAAGAAACCACCAGTGCCAC GTCACAGCTCAGTGAGAAAAGCCCTGTATCGAGTCTTCTCCTACCTTGGCTATCGTAATTTTGCTGCCTTTGCTGTCCTCTTCAGCTCAGCCGTGTTCTGGGTCCCg TGGACTACTATCGATGAACTGACTACCAGCACCATGGCACTCATCTACGTGTCCATAGGCTTTTCAGTCCTCTTCATAATTGAG CTGGTGTTGAAGCTGATTGCTTTCGGACCCAACTACTTCAACAGTTTTAGAAATGTGTACGACTTTTTGCTGTGTGTGCTCAGCGTCGCCTTTATTGCCATGGCAAGCTACTACATGACTCCAGGCAATAGACAAAATCTA GATCTACAATACGTGACAGACATGGCTCTCTCCATATCAGTGCTCAGGTTATTTACCATTCTCATGAAATAT CGTGTGTTCCAGAATCTTATGGAGACTGTAGTGAAAACTATCTACCGAAGCTTGCGTCTATTATTTGTACTGGCCATGACCATGGCTTTGTACTCCTTTGTGGGAACATTGTTCTTTGGCAATATTCGATCTGGTGAGGCCCTGGACTACAGCTTGGTCAACTTCAACGGGATTTTTGTGTCGATTCACCTTGTCATACGAATCATGACGGGCGAGGACTGGTATCAGATATTCTGGGATACAATG GTTGGTGAGCCATATTGCTCTGATTCGCTTGGTAACTGCGGTAACGTGGCTGTGGCTGTGTTATGGTTCATATCATTCTACATCCTTGTCTCCTTTTTCCTCATCAATGTAATTATCG CTGTTTTGCTGGAAAACTTCTCTATCTTCTACGAGGACGATGACACAGAGCTGAATCGAAGTGCAGTAAAAGATTTTAAGCAGAACTGGTTCTACTTTGACAAGAAGGCCACTGGGAAGATCTCCAGTCTGACAGTCAAACTCTTCCTAAGAATGCTCAGGATAAAAGTGTTCTACACTTACAAAATCAACGAGAATGGAGTCAAG gagcgaCAAGGAAGTGGTGTGCTCAGTGACTCCCTTCTTCTCAGGGAAATGGCAGAGGAGTTACGAAGGGACCATCGTCAGCACGGGGCCAAGGCAGAGGAGACTGGGGGGAGTGGTCTACAACAGGAAGTGGAGCCAAATAAAGAGCATCACTCTTTCCAAAATGTTCTTAA GATGGTAGCGTATCGTGTAGAAGACATTAGTAAGAGGTTGGTACCACACGAGTTGTACGTCAGGGAAGAGTTGGAACAGAGTGTGCAGTTTGACGTGGCTGAGGACTGCATCTTCAAGTGGATGCAACGATTCGTGAAGCCGGTCATTATCAAACAGGAAAAGCACAGAAGGCAAACG GTTGCTCAACTTCCAAGACAAATTGAGAACAAGGAAACTG tcatgtgggaccctccctccctcaacGTCCCTGAAGACGAGTGGATAGATCAGCCACTCTCAGCCGACTCTGAAGACGAAGGAGACATGCTAACAACTAGCCTGGTCCTCCCCAGTCTACAGAGTAGCTTCCTCCGACCAGGGGATGTCCCACTAACCAGGTCCGATGATGAGATGGAGGTGGAGGCTGATGTGTCAGAGAAGGAGAGGAATGTGGCACGTTCATATGCCAAGTTGGCTGAGTTGGGACCTCCAATTGATCCAGGGAGGAGAGACAAGTGGCACGATTGGATCAAGATGCAGAGCGAGTGGATGGACAAGGTGGAGACTGACCCAGATAACTACTTCGATGACTATCTGTAG